Proteins from a genomic interval of Methanobacterium sp.:
- a CDS encoding TMEM175 family protein, with the protein MTNSNSINNWVTTSRIETLVDGVFAIAMTLLVLSIGVPDVSSALTEAAFQQQLWDLWPKLLSYALSFWILAGFWRVNHQQFFFIKRSNTTLITINVFWLLFIAMVPFSTEIIGEFGSYFTASVIFQLNLFFAGVLYCVNWIYAVRKGLVDEDLDESSAKLITRTTMIFPVLAIVALGLSYYFFAWANLVYLANPLIKKLIQ; encoded by the coding sequence ATGACAAATTCTAATTCAATAAATAACTGGGTGACTACCAGTCGTATTGAAACATTGGTGGATGGTGTATTTGCCATTGCCATGACCCTTTTGGTTTTAAGTATTGGAGTGCCTGATGTATCTTCTGCCTTAACTGAAGCTGCATTCCAACAGCAACTATGGGATTTATGGCCTAAACTGTTAAGTTATGCCCTGAGTTTCTGGATACTGGCTGGATTCTGGAGGGTGAATCATCAGCAGTTTTTCTTCATTAAACGTTCCAACACTACTTTGATCACCATAAATGTTTTCTGGTTACTTTTTATAGCAATGGTACCCTTTTCCACCGAGATAATAGGAGAATTTGGTAGTTATTTCACAGCCAGTGTGATATTCCAGTTGAACCTGTTTTTCGCAGGTGTTTTATATTGTGTGAACTGGATTTATGCAGTCCGAAAAGGATTAGTTGATGAAGATCTGGATGAATCATCAGCGAAGCTAATAACCAGAACCACTATGATTTTCCCGGTATTGGCCATAGTGGCCCTTGGCTTGTCTTATTATTTCTTTGCCTGGGCTAACCTGGTGTACCTGGCCAATCCACTCATAAAAAAGCTTATCCAGTAA
- a CDS encoding GyrI-like domain-containing protein, producing MEIEIKTIPLYQVAFILKNGSYGQIPETLGKVVEWLMSKKVEIQMPVYGLYYNSPMEVSEKDLKWEVGAAFIGDLEGEEDIQIKEIPEHEAVSTIFKGPYGEAASVYMALIEHAQNEGYQIAGPPLESYLNSPDEVPESELLTEIQFPVMKK from the coding sequence ATGGAAATCGAAATAAAAACTATCCCCCTGTATCAGGTGGCATTTATCCTAAAAAATGGGAGTTACGGGCAGATCCCAGAAACTCTGGGAAAAGTAGTAGAATGGTTAATGTCTAAAAAAGTTGAAATACAAATGCCAGTCTATGGATTGTACTACAACAGTCCCATGGAAGTATCTGAAAAAGACCTAAAATGGGAAGTGGGAGCTGCATTCATTGGAGATCTGGAAGGAGAGGAGGATATACAGATTAAAGAAATCCCAGAGCATGAAGCAGTTTCCACCATATTCAAAGGACCTTACGGTGAGGCCGCATCAGTTTACATGGCCTTAATTGAACATGCTCAGAATGAGGGATACCAGATTGCAGGTCCGCCCCTGGAAAGTTATCTGAACAGCCCCGATGAGGTTCCTGAAAGTGAACTATTAACTGAAATCCAGTTTCCAGTGATGAAAAAATAA
- a CDS encoding flavin reductase family protein: protein MIREGVLYEKESRSKKFRFPVGSYNDKGKPNVMNAAAGGICCLTPPCIYVSLREATCTYHNIMKRNAFTVSIPSDKYMEEADYFGLATGKKVDKFEVSGLTPVQSELVDAPYILEFPVVISCQLKETIFLGSHTMFIGEVVDLKADEEVLSTINVKEGQELTRINIEKVSPLIYDLSLRGYYKLGEKVGEGFKDGLKLFK from the coding sequence ATGATTAGAGAGGGTGTATTATATGAAAAAGAGTCTCGGAGCAAAAAATTTAGGTTTCCAGTGGGATCCTACAATGACAAAGGTAAGCCCAATGTGATGAATGCCGCTGCAGGAGGGATATGCTGTCTGACCCCACCATGCATCTATGTGTCCCTCCGTGAAGCCACATGCACCTACCACAATATCATGAAAAGAAATGCCTTCACTGTGTCCATCCCTTCTGATAAATACATGGAAGAAGCTGATTATTTTGGACTGGCCACTGGGAAAAAAGTGGATAAATTTGAAGTTTCAGGACTCACACCAGTACAAAGTGAATTAGTAGATGCACCATACATTTTGGAGTTTCCAGTGGTTATATCCTGTCAGTTGAAAGAAACAATTTTTCTGGGGTCTCATACCATGTTCATAGGCGAAGTAGTGGATTTGAAGGCTGATGAAGAAGTATTGTCTACCATAAATGTGAAAGAAGGTCAAGAATTGACTAGAATAAACATTGAAAAAGTATCACCATTGATTTACGATTTATCCCTTCGAGGTTATTATAAACTAGGTGAGAAAGTTGGTGAAGGATTTAAGGATGGTTTAAAATTATTTAAGTAA
- a CDS encoding methyltransferase domain-containing protein, with amino-acid sequence MGNNQKWYYDEKQAGVDYLDPEIAREYDKEHQKFRNFEDETEAIVQTLGITPDDTVLDFGCGTGGIALNLTKNCKKVIGVDISREMLDILEEKAKNEEITNIETHCAGFLTYNHGKSHKVDKIVSMVALHHLPDFWKSVALLKMAEILKTGGKLYLFDVVFTFNSQDYQKALGKMIQEMRDTAGDSMADEIEVHIRDEFSTYDWIMEGLLVKAGFSIDSVEVKADNLRGYVCSKL; translated from the coding sequence ATGGGAAACAATCAAAAATGGTATTATGATGAAAAACAGGCAGGAGTGGATTATTTAGATCCAGAAATAGCCCGAGAATATGATAAAGAACATCAAAAATTTAGAAACTTCGAGGATGAAACAGAGGCCATTGTTCAGACATTAGGAATTACACCAGATGATACTGTACTGGATTTCGGTTGTGGAACTGGTGGAATTGCATTAAATCTTACAAAAAATTGTAAGAAAGTCATTGGTGTGGATATTTCAAGAGAAATGCTCGATATTCTCGAAGAAAAAGCTAAAAATGAGGAAATTACCAATATTGAAACTCATTGCGCAGGATTTTTAACTTACAATCATGGTAAGTCCCATAAAGTAGATAAAATCGTTTCCATGGTTGCACTTCATCACCTCCCTGATTTCTGGAAATCAGTGGCACTCCTTAAAATGGCAGAAATTCTAAAAACAGGTGGAAAGCTCTATCTTTTCGATGTTGTGTTCACCTTTAATAGTCAGGATTATCAAAAGGCCCTTGGAAAGATGATACAAGAAATGAGGGATACTGCGGGTGATTCCATGGCGGATGAAATTGAAGTTCATATCCGTGATGAATTCAGTACCTATGACTGGATAATGGAAGGTTTGCTGGTGAAAGCGGGATTTTCAATTGATTCTGTGGAAGTTAAAGCAGATAATTTAAGGGGCTATGTCTGTTCTAAATTGTGA